TTTCCCCTCTGGTCCTGGAAAGGGTGCCTGTAAAATGGCTGGTCTCCCCAAACCTACTGGTTGCGTGTAATCAATCTTTTTTATCAGGGGGCTATTGCCCCCTAAGCTTTTATGTTAAAGCGGATATTTTATTTTTATGTTTTGTTTTTATTTTTCGCTTTTATTCCTCTTTTAGCTCAAAATAAAATTGATTTAAACAAAGCTACTTTAGAAGAACTTAAAAAAGTCCCTGGTATAGGTGAGGTAATAGCTAAAAACATAATTGAGTATAGAGAAAAAGAAGGTCCTTTTAAAAACATAGAAGACCTTAAAAAGATCAAAGGAATTGGTGAAAAAAAATTAGAACTTTTGCGGAATTATCTAACTGTTGGTGATACAGTAGGCACTTCTAATCCAAGTGATACCCTTCCTTTTAATGAGACCTATCCCAAGGAAAGACAGATCTATTATTATAAAGATGAAAAAGGTATTCTTCATTATACACAATTTCCTGAAACTGTTCCCGAAAAATATAGAAAGACTCTTAGACCTCTTCGCTAAAAAGTTACATGTTAAGGGTTATTTTTCTTGATGCAGAAGGAACTTTTCTTAAATTTAATCCCTCCTTAGGCGAGATTTATCGCAGGCTTTGGGGCTCCTTTGGTATTAAAACAAATTCTGAGAAAATTTCAGAAAAACTAAGATTTTATTTTAAAAAAGTTTTTAAAGAAGAGCTTAAAACACCTCTCAATGGAGAGATCTGTAAAGAGGGTTGGAGAGAAGTTTTTCATAGGGCCTTTGAAGAATACAAAAATGACAAGATCTTTAATGAAGTATTTAAAGCAGCTTATGCCTTCTTTGCCAGTCCTGAATGTGTTACTGTTGTTCCAGGATTTATGGAATTTTTATTGAAGGGCAAAAAAGCGGGATTAAGCTTTGCAGTTATTTCCAATTGGGATTGCAGGCTTTATCCTATTCTTGAGGGACATAATTTGCTTTCCTATTTGGAGGGGGTATTTTTGGGCTGTGAAGTGGGTTATTTAAAACCAAGCCCAGAGATCTTTAAAAGAGCCCTATCTTATTTTCAAATTTCTCCTGAAGAGGCCCTTATGATAGGTGATACCCTGGAGGATGATATTGAGCCTTCCCAAAAACTGGGTTTACATACCTATCATATTCAAGGGGAACCTGATTACTTAAATATCTGGAACCATATTCAAAGGATTTTGTCAGATCAAGGGTGATAATCTTTGAAAGTAGCTGTTGATACAGGAGGCACCTTTACAGACTTTGTCTGGAGAGAGGAAGGGGCTTTAAAAATTTTTAAAATCTCTTCAACACCCAGGGATCCAGCCTTAGCCATTCTTAAGGGGTTAGAAGAGCTTGAATTTGAGACTCTTATCCATGGGACAACTGTTGCTACCAATGCCTTTCTTGAGAGAAAGGGTGAAGAATTTGTTTTGCTCACTACTGCTGGTTTTGAAGATATAATTTTTATTGGACGCCAAACAAGGCCAAAACTCTATGACCTTTTTGTGGAAAAGCCAAAACACTTCATTACACCTGAGAATGTATTTGGGGTCAAGGAAAGAATAGGGGTAAGGGGAGAGATTATCCGGGCCCTTGAAGAGGAAGAAATTAAGAGGGTTATCAGAGAAATAAAAAATAGAGGCCTTAAAAGTGTAGCCCTAAGCTTTCTCCATAGTTATATAAACCCTATTCATGAAAAGATGCTAAAGGAGTCCCTGGAGAAGGAATTAAAAGCTGAAGTCAGTGCTTCTTTTGAGATTCTTCCTGAATTTCGTGAGTATGAAAGAACTTCAACCACAGCTATAAATAGCTATTTAGTTCCTGTGATTAGGCGCTATTTGGAAACACTTAAAGATAAATTTCCCCAAAAGCAGATTTTTATTCAACAGTCAAATGGAGGCTTTATAGATCTTAAAGAGGCCCAGAAATACGCTATACATACTATCCTTTCTGGTCCAGCAGGGGGAGTTTATGGAGCTTTGATTTTTGGGAAAAGCCTTGGTTTTGAAAAATTGATAACCTTTGATATGGGTGGAACTTCAACGGATGTTTGTCTTATTGATGGAGGGCTACCCTTTACTAAGGAATATCTTCTGGATAGTTTCCCTGTGGGAATTCCGGTCATAGATATTCATACTGTTGGAGCAGGGGGAGGATCTATAGCCTATGTTGATGCAGGGGGAGTGCTTAAGGTTGGTCCTCAAAGTGCAGGGGCTGACCCAGGGCCAGCCTGTTATGGAAGAGGTTTCCTTCCAACCGTGACAGATGCCAATCTTGTCCTGGGAAGGATTTTACCTGAGAGATTTTATGGTGGAAAACTTCACCTTGATAAAGAGCGATCCCTTAAAGCAATTTCAGAGATTGCTCAAAGGATAGGGCTCTCACCCTTTGAAACAGCTCTTGGTATTATTAAAATAGCCAATACCCATATGGCAAGAGCCATCTCAAAAGTAAGTGTAGAGCGGGGGTTTGACCCAAGAGAGTTTGTCCTTTTTACTTATGGAGGCTCTGGAGGTCTTCATGCCTGTGCACTGGCAAGAGATTTAGGTATTCCCAAGATTTTAGTTCCAAAATTTGCTGGAGCCTTTTCAGCCTTTGGCCTTTATTTTGCAAATCTCATAAAGGATTTTTCTCAAACTGTCCTTATAAGACTTGAAGAAAAAGCAAAATTAAGGGATTACCTTTCTGAACTCAAAGATAAGGCCTTAAGATATTTACTTAAAAAGGGGGAAAATATAGAGGATTATGAGGTTGAAATTTTTGCTGATTTGAGGTATTTAGGACAGGGCTATGAACTGACAGTTCCTTTTGGAGAGGATCTCAAAAGGGCCTTTGAAGAGGAGCATGCCAAATTTTACGGATATGTTCTTTACAATCACCCTCTTGAAGTGGTAACCCTGCGTTTGAGGATAAGAAAGGGGACACCCTTTGCAGGGTTTCAAGTTGAGGAAAGAACTCCCTCTTTTTCTCATTTTGAAGGTAAGATTTATACAGATAAGGGTTTTCAGGATATAAAAATTATAAACTGGGAGGTCTTAAAAGAAGGAGAAAGTTTGAAAGGGCCGGCCTTGATTATAGAAGATTTTACCACCCTTTATTTAGAAGAGGATTTTTATCTGAAGGTGTTGAAAAATAAAACCCTTCTGCTTGAAAGGATTGAGAGTTGAAGCCCTTTGAACTTGAAATATTTAATAAGCTTCTCTCAAGTGTAGCTGAGGAGATGGGGGCAGTGTTAAGGAGATCATCCTTTTCTCCTAATATCAGAGAAAGGGCAGATTTTTCCTGTGCTATCTTTGATGCCGAAGGGGAGCTTGTTTCTCAAGCCTCACATATTCCCGTTCACCTGGGAGCCATGCCTGAAACCATGAAAGTGCTTCTTCCTCTTTTTGAATGGCAAGAGGGAGATATAGTGATTACTAATGACCCTTTCCATGGAGGAACTCATCTTCCAGATATTACTTTAGTCAAACCAGTTTTTCACTTGAGGGAGCTACTTTTCTTTCTAATGGTAAGGGCTCATCATAGTGATGTGGGTGGAAAAGTTCCTGGGAGTATGGGGCTTTGTGAAACCATTGAAGATGAGGGAATAAGAATAATACCTGCCTATCTTTATAAAAAGGGTATATTACAGGAGGTCTTTCTTGAAGCCCTGTTGAAGGAGATGAGAAATCCTTATGAAAGAAACGGAGATTTTAAAGCTATGATTTCTTCTTTACAGAGAGGAGAGCTAAGAATTCAGGAGCTTTTGTTTCGTTATGGTAAGGAAACATTGCTTTCTGCCATAGAGAAACTTAAAAATTATACAGAAAGAGCCTTTTTAGAATTATTAATGGGTATGCAAAAAGGAAATTTTACCTTCACTGATTATCTTGATGGAGATGGTTTTGAGGCCTCGGATATTCCAATAAAGGTAAGGGTTGAAATTACTTCAGAGGGGGTGTTATGTGATTTTTCAGAAAGTCCTCCACAAGCTAAGGGTCCGGTTAATGCCCCAAGGGCTGTTACAGTTTCTTCAGTTTATTATGTTTTTATCTCTCTTTTGAATACTCTGGGAGAATTTCCAATAAATCATGGATTATTCAGGCGGATTCAAGTTATTACAAGGCCTAAAACTCTTCTTTCTGCAGAATATCCCGCTGCTGTCTCAGCCGGGAATGTGGAAACCTCTCAGAGGATTGTTGATACCCTTCTTGGAGCTTTACATGAGGCCATTCCAGAGTTAGTTCCAGCGGCATCCTGTGGTAGTATGAACAATATCTCCTTTGGAAATAGGCAAATGGCTTATTATGAGACCATCGGGGGAGGAATGGGGGCTCGTCCAGGTAAAGAGGGCCTCTCTGCTGTGCACACGCATATGACTAATACCATGAATACTCCAATTGAAGCCCTTGAGCAGGTCTTCCCCGTTAGGATAGAAAGTTATGCCATAAGAAGGGGCTCGGGAGGTAAAGGACTTTTTTCAGGAGGTGATGGGATTATAAGGGAATATCTTTTTCTTAAGCCTTTAACCGTGAGTCTTTTGACAGAAAGAAGGAAAAATCCTCCCTATGGTCTTAAAGGTGGTTTAAAGGGAGAGGTGGGGAAAAATTATCTCCTAAGGGATGGACAAAAGATAGAACTTCCTGCTAAATGCACCTTAGAGGTTAAAAGTGGGGATAAAATCAGAGTAGAAACCCCTGGTGGAGGGGGATGGGGAAAAAGTCAATCTTGAGTTTCTGAAAGCTCTCTATATCTTCTCAAAGCCATTCCAATATCTGTTCTTGAGATAATACCTTTCAAGTTTTTTTTCAGAATCTACAACTAAAAGCCTACCAATTCCATAATTTATCATCTTTTCAAGAGCTTGAGCAGGTGTTTCATTTTCAGTGGTAGTTACAATCCCAACGATTTTTCCTTTTCCCATAACCGGGAGACCACTAAAGATGCCTTTGCATTAATTCTTGGGCATAACTGAGGGGAGTTTCAGAATTAATGGTTATTGTATGCGTCCATATCTTTTTACTTAATGGGATTTTTTTCTACCACTTCTTTTATAAGAAAATGAATCTGTATAGGAGATTTTGTTAGGTCAACCCTATGTGTTTGCTCTCTTTTGGCTCTCCCTCTTACCTCTCACCTTTTTTCACCCTTTTTTTCTAAGTATGTTCTCCCAAGCATTTACTGATATCTCCTTATCTTTCTGTAAAGCTCCTTTACCTTTCCGCCCACTCTTTCCTTTGAAATAAGCTTTGCGAAAGAACTAAGCTCGTGAATTCAAGAGGGGTGAAGTAGATAGTTTTTTTCTGAAGGTTCAAGAGAGGAGTTAATTGCACATTTAGGAGATTTTTTATATGAGGCAACGATAAAATTTTGAATAGATTTTTAATGAGGCAATTCGTTGCATTGTAAATAATTAAAATAGGGCTAAAATTTGAATAAAAATTAGAGGGAAACGAAGATGGAGCTTAAAGAAAAGGTAAAAGAGGTGATTAAAAGGCTTAAAAAGGCCTATCCTTCAGCCCGAATTGCCCTAAATTTTCAGAATCCCTTGCAACTTCTTATAGCCACAATTCTTTCAGCCCAGTGCACCGATGAAAGAGTTAATCAGGTAACTGCGGAGCTCTTTAAAAAATATCGCACAGCTAAAGACTTTGCTTCTGCACCTATTGAAGAGCTTGCCCTGGATATTAAAAGCACTGGATTTTTCCAGCAAAAAGCAAAATACATCAAAGAGGCCTGTCGGATTTTAGTTGAAAAATATGGTGGTGAGGTCCCCAGAACCATGGAGGAACTCCTTGAGTTGCCCGGGGTTGCAAGGAAAACAGCCAATATTGTGCTTTCCAATGCCTATGGGGTTATTGAAGGTATCCCTGTGGATACTCATGTTTCAAGGCTTGCTCAGAGAATTGGTCTTGTTAAATCTAAACAGGCGGAAAAGATTGAGAAGGAGCTTATGGAGATTGTCCCAAGGGAGGACTGGTTTATATTTCCCTATCTTTTACAGGCCCATGGAAGAAAGATCTGCTTAGCAAAAAAGCCCAAGTGTCCTGAGTGCTTTTTAAAGGACCTTTGTGATGCTTACCTATCCCAAAATTGACCCAGTTATATTTAAAGTAGGGCCCTTTCAGATCCGCTGGTATGGGCTGATGTATTTGTTAAGCTTTTTAGTAGCCCTTTTTCTTTGTAGATACCAACTCAAAGAAAGGGGGAGAGCTGAGCTCTACCCTCTCCTTGAAAATCTTCTCTTTTATAGCTTTATTGGTCTTGTAGTAGGGGCAAGGCTTGGATTTTGTTTTTTTTATTACCCTGATTACTTTCTTACTCATCCCTGGGAAATTCCAGCGGTCTGGCAGGGAGGAATGTCCTTTCACGGAGGAGCTATTGGTGCTATTCTTACCGGCTATTTTTATCTTAAAAAGAAGGGAGAACACTTTCTTTACTGGGCAGACCTGGTTATAGTTCCAGCCCCCCTTGGACTTTTTTTCGGAAGGATTGGAAATTTTATAAACGGTGAAATCTTTGGTAAACCCTCCAATCTTCCCTGGGCTATGGTTTTTCCAGAGGGAGGCCCTATTCCCAGACATCCCGTTCAGCTCTACGAATCCTTAGTCACAGGTCTTTTTCTTTTCTTGCTTCTCTGGAGTATTAGGAATAAACCCTGGAAAGAGGGGGCTAAACTCTCTTTTTTCTTAATTGTCTATGGTATTTTGAGATTCCTTTTTGAATTTTTACGCGAGCCTGGACAGAGCTTTAGCTTACTTTTTGGCTGGATGACCATGGGACAGGTTCTTTGTCTCGGTATGATATTTACAGGTTCATTACTATTGTTTTACATCCATAGGAAGTAGTTCTTCAATGGCTTTTGCTATCTCTTTGGCCTGATTAAAGGCCTGGGAAAAAAGTTGGTAGGCAAGAGAATCTCTCCGATTTAAAATTTTTGTTAAATCCTGACAGTTTTTACAGAGGAGATTTCTGAATTTTTTTCCAAAGGGGTTTTCAAGTTGAATACGGGCATAGAGTCCCTCATCTTGTTTGGCAAGCCTTTTGAGGATTTCAAGCTGGCCAAGAAAACTTGGAGTGGAAAGGGCTATAAGCTCCTCAACTTTGAAATTAGCTGAATGAATAAGATTGCCAAGGAGCATTAACCAGAAGTGATTTATAACCTGCACAAGGCCCATAACCTCATCATGTCTTTTGGGGTGAATTTTCACCACCCTTAGTCCAGCTTTGCTGAAAACCTCTGAGATCCAGAGATAACCCTTTTTTCCACGCAAGGGATAAAGGGCAACTGTTTTTCCCTGAAGATCCCTCTCATAAGGGCCAAAAAGAGGATGTCCTGCTATAAGCTCTCCTTTTTTAAGAACTCTTCGCATGAGCCTTGCTGGTTCAAGCTTGAGAGAGCAGATATCCATGATCCAATGATGTCTCTCCACATAGGGGGCTATTTCAACTACAACCTTAGCAAAAACCTCCATCGGGAGAGATAGAAGAATAAATTTAGACCTCTTCATAAGTTCGGGAAGACTTAATCCCCTTTCCACATCCGATATCATTACAGAATAGCCCCTTTCCTCAAAGAATCTGTGAAAGAGTCTTCCCATTTTTCCTGCGCCACCTACTATCCCTATACTAAAGTTTTCGTCCATTTAAGCCCCCCTGATATCAATTTGTAATCAAAAGTCTAATCCAGAGCAAGGTTTCCCCTGAACTGTCAAGCTATCTCAGAGAGTTTTAGTCTTTCCTCCCATCTTCTAAAAAGTTCTTCCCGCA
This window of the Caldimicrobium thiodismutans genome carries:
- a CDS encoding ComEA family DNA-binding protein, translated to MFLFFAFIPLLAQNKIDLNKATLEELKKVPGIGEVIAKNIIEYREKEGPFKNIEDLKKIKGIGEKKLELLRNYLTVGDTVGTSNPSDTLPFNETYPKERQIYYYKDEKGILHYTQFPETVPEKYRKTLRPLR
- a CDS encoding HAD-IA family hydrolase, which translates into the protein MLRVIFLDAEGTFLKFNPSLGEIYRRLWGSFGIKTNSEKISEKLRFYFKKVFKEELKTPLNGEICKEGWREVFHRAFEEYKNDKIFNEVFKAAYAFFASPECVTVVPGFMEFLLKGKKAGLSFAVISNWDCRLYPILEGHNLLSYLEGVFLGCEVGYLKPSPEIFKRALSYFQISPEEALMIGDTLEDDIEPSQKLGLHTYHIQGEPDYLNIWNHIQRILSDQG
- a CDS encoding hydantoinase/oxoprolinase family protein, which gives rise to MKVAVDTGGTFTDFVWREEGALKIFKISSTPRDPALAILKGLEELEFETLIHGTTVATNAFLERKGEEFVLLTTAGFEDIIFIGRQTRPKLYDLFVEKPKHFITPENVFGVKERIGVRGEIIRALEEEEIKRVIREIKNRGLKSVALSFLHSYINPIHEKMLKESLEKELKAEVSASFEILPEFREYERTSTTAINSYLVPVIRRYLETLKDKFPQKQIFIQQSNGGFIDLKEAQKYAIHTILSGPAGGVYGALIFGKSLGFEKLITFDMGGTSTDVCLIDGGLPFTKEYLLDSFPVGIPVIDIHTVGAGGGSIAYVDAGGVLKVGPQSAGADPGPACYGRGFLPTVTDANLVLGRILPERFYGGKLHLDKERSLKAISEIAQRIGLSPFETALGIIKIANTHMARAISKVSVERGFDPREFVLFTYGGSGGLHACALARDLGIPKILVPKFAGAFSAFGLYFANLIKDFSQTVLIRLEEKAKLRDYLSELKDKALRYLLKKGENIEDYEVEIFADLRYLGQGYELTVPFGEDLKRAFEEEHAKFYGYVLYNHPLEVVTLRLRIRKGTPFAGFQVEERTPSFSHFEGKIYTDKGFQDIKIINWEVLKEGESLKGPALIIEDFTTLYLEEDFYLKVLKNKTLLLERIES
- a CDS encoding hydantoinase B/oxoprolinase family protein, translated to MKPFELEIFNKLLSSVAEEMGAVLRRSSFSPNIRERADFSCAIFDAEGELVSQASHIPVHLGAMPETMKVLLPLFEWQEGDIVITNDPFHGGTHLPDITLVKPVFHLRELLFFLMVRAHHSDVGGKVPGSMGLCETIEDEGIRIIPAYLYKKGILQEVFLEALLKEMRNPYERNGDFKAMISSLQRGELRIQELLFRYGKETLLSAIEKLKNYTERAFLELLMGMQKGNFTFTDYLDGDGFEASDIPIKVRVEITSEGVLCDFSESPPQAKGPVNAPRAVTVSSVYYVFISLLNTLGEFPINHGLFRRIQVITRPKTLLSAEYPAAVSAGNVETSQRIVDTLLGALHEAIPELVPAASCGSMNNISFGNRQMAYYETIGGGMGARPGKEGLSAVHTHMTNTMNTPIEALEQVFPVRIESYAIRRGSGGKGLFSGGDGIIREYLFLKPLTVSLLTERRKNPPYGLKGGLKGEVGKNYLLRDGQKIELPAKCTLEVKSGDKIRVETPGGGGWGKSQS
- a CDS encoding CBS domain-containing protein; protein product: MGKGKIVGIVTTTENETPAQALEKMINYGIGRLLVVDSEKKLERYYLKNRYWNGFEKI
- the nth gene encoding endonuclease III — its product is MELKEKVKEVIKRLKKAYPSARIALNFQNPLQLLIATILSAQCTDERVNQVTAELFKKYRTAKDFASAPIEELALDIKSTGFFQQKAKYIKEACRILVEKYGGEVPRTMEELLELPGVARKTANIVLSNAYGVIEGIPVDTHVSRLAQRIGLVKSKQAEKIEKELMEIVPREDWFIFPYLLQAHGRKICLAKKPKCPECFLKDLCDAYLSQN
- the lgt gene encoding prolipoprotein diacylglyceryl transferase; translation: MLTYPKIDPVIFKVGPFQIRWYGLMYLLSFLVALFLCRYQLKERGRAELYPLLENLLFYSFIGLVVGARLGFCFFYYPDYFLTHPWEIPAVWQGGMSFHGGAIGAILTGYFYLKKKGEHFLYWADLVIVPAPLGLFFGRIGNFINGEIFGKPSNLPWAMVFPEGGPIPRHPVQLYESLVTGLFLFLLLWSIRNKPWKEGAKLSFFLIVYGILRFLFEFLREPGQSFSLLFGWMTMGQVLCLGMIFTGSLLLFYIHRK
- a CDS encoding prephenate dehydrogenase/arogenate dehydrogenase family protein, translating into MDENFSIGIVGGAGKMGRLFHRFFEERGYSVMISDVERGLSLPELMKRSKFILLSLPMEVFAKVVVEIAPYVERHHWIMDICSLKLEPARLMRRVLKKGELIAGHPLFGPYERDLQGKTVALYPLRGKKGYLWISEVFSKAGLRVVKIHPKRHDEVMGLVQVINHFWLMLLGNLIHSANFKVEELIALSTPSFLGQLEILKRLAKQDEGLYARIQLENPFGKKFRNLLCKNCQDLTKILNRRDSLAYQLFSQAFNQAKEIAKAIEELLPMDVKQ